The following nucleotide sequence is from Halobacillus mangrovi.
CTTTCAATTCCCAGTTTCATTTGTAAAAGGCAGCCGGGATTGGCAGTAACGACGGTTTTGGCTTTTGTCTCTTTTGTCTTTTCCATCTTATAATCCAAGATTTGCATGGACATTTCCGGCTCGACAAGATTATAAATCCCTGCTGAGCCGCAGCACCTTGAAGCGTCCTTCATTTCTACGTAACTCGCTCCTTGGATCGCTTCAAGCAGTTGTCTCGGTTCCATGAATGTTTTCTGACCATTTTTTAAATGGCAGGAATCTTGATAGGTGATGATTTGCTGATCTAGCTTTAACGGCTTCTTATGAAAGTCGAGTTCCACTAAAATCTTACTAATATCTTTAATTTTCATAGATAAGTGTTCAGCCCGTTCTTTCCATTCTTCCTCGTCCTTTAAAAGATGCTTGTAATCGACTAAAAACGCTCCGCATCCTCCTGCGTTGGTAATGATATAGTCCACTTCTGCTTTTTCAAAGGCTTTAATATTCCTTTTGGCTAACTCTTTAGCCTGATCTTTTTCTCCGCTGTGTCCGTGCAAAGCTCCACAGCATCCTTGATTTTGAGGGACCACAATTTCACAGCCCGCATATTGAAGCAGTTTTGCGGTTGCGTTATTCGTCGAGAGGAACATGGTGTCCATCAAGCAGCCTGAGAAAAAAGCGACTTTTTTCTTTTTTTGTTGGATCGGTTTGTAATAGCGTGGTCTGTTTTTCATTTCTTTCCGCTTAGGTACTTCCGGAAGCACCTTTTCCATTGTACGAAGTGAATCAGGAAACAGTTTCATGATTCCCGATTTTCTCGTAAGCTGCTGCACACCGGAGCGTTGGTAAAAACCTAATAAGCTTGTAACTCCAATCATCCGATTTTGATAAGGGAACAGACCTTTAAAGGCGACATTGCGGATGACCTTCACATGTTTAGGCAGTTCTTTATTCTGATAGATGATGTCTCTGGCTTGTTCGAGCAGGTGGCCATAGTTGACACCTGCGGGGCAAACGGGCTCACATGCTCGGCAGCCAAGGCACATATCAAGCGATTGCTTCACATCTTCATCTGGTTCGATGACTCCATCGACAACACCTTTCATCAAGGCGATTCGTCCTCTTGGCGAATGAACTTCATCATAATCAGATTCGATATAAGTGGGACAGCTGGGCAGACAAAACCCACAGCGCATGCAATTTAATAGTTCATCGTAGTCCATTTTTTCTTTAAAATCATGCTGGATTCTCTCTTTTTCTTTAGTATTCATGATTGACTCACCACCACTCTTTTCGGGCTGTTCTTCGCAAAGATTTTCCCTGGGTTCATAATATTGTTGGGGTCAAATGCTTTTTTTATATTTTTCATCGCATCAATTCCAGCTTCCCCTAGCTTGAGGTGAAGATAGTCAGCTTTCATTGCACCAACCCCATGTTCTCCCGTAATGGTTCCTCCCAGTTCCACAGCTTTTTCGAAAATCTCTTCAAATGCTTTTTCCACTCGATGAATTTCTTCTGAATCCCTTACATCTGTCAAGCAGGTTGGGTGAAGGTTTCCATCTCCTGCATGACCGAATGTACAGATGTCGACCTCATATTTCTCTGCGATTTGGGAGATTGCCTCGACCATGTTGGCGATTTCGGACCGAGGTACGGTGGCATCTTCGAGGATGGTCGTCGGTTTTAATCTTGCAAGAGCAGATAAAGCGGATCTCCTTGCTGTCGTAAGAGCCTCTGCTTCCTCTGGTGATTTTGCTACATCTACTTGAACAGCTTGGTTCTCTCTACAAATTTCAGCCATTTTATGTATGTCTCTGTCCACGGATTGAGAATCTCCATCCTGTTCAATTAACAAAACGGCTTTAACATCAGTAGGTAATCCAATGTTCGAGAAATCTTCCACCACTTTTAAAGTCGGCTGGTCTAGGAATTCAAGTGTGGTTGGAATGATGCGATTCGATAAGATTTTCGAGACGGTTTGGGCTGCTGCGTGTAAATCCTCATACAAAGCAAGCATCGTTTTTTTCGTTTCTGGAAGAGGCAAAAGTTTAAGCGTTATCTCTGTAACAATCCCTAAGGTGCCTTCAGAGCCGACGAATAACCTTGTTAAATCGTATCCGGCAACGTCCTTGGCCAGTTTTCCACCCGTCCGAATGATGTCCCCATTAGGAAGAACGACTTCAAGGCCCATGACATAGTCGCGAGTAACCCCATATTTTAGCCCTCTTAATCCTCCAGAATTTTCGTTGATATTTCCACCGATTTGAGAGATCTTCATAGAACTTGGGTCAGGCGGGTAAAACAGTCCCAATTTCTCTACTTCGGTTATTAATTGAAGGGTGTTCACACCTGGCTGGGTTGTAATCGTCAAGTTATTTTCATCGATTTCCAGAATGTTGTTCATATGCTTGAATAATAAAACGATACCTCCATCAATCGGAGTAGTTCCAGCGCTCAGATTAGTTCCGGAACCTCGTGGAACGATCGGAATCTTGTGTTTGTTGCATATTTTCATAATTTCAACTATCTCCTGGGTGGTCTTCGGAGAAACAACGGCATCAGGAAGTGACTGGAACTGAGGGGTGGCATCGTACGAATACGCCAATTTGCTTGCATTTGAAGCAGCTACATTTTTTTCGCCAACAATATCCTCTAATTGCTTTTTGACTTGATCTGTGAACATGGAAATTCTCCTTTGGAAAAATTAGCTTTACTTTCATTTTAGATGATCTTCCAATTAAACTATATGGATATTTGTACAATTATTTGCGTGTATAAAATACATTTTTTGTAGGTTTACACATGTTCAAGTGTGAGAAAGAAATTTTAAAGAGAAAATCTTTCTAAATATCGATTGGTAATTAGAAGATGGAATGACAAAAAATTTCAAAATACATGTTGTATTTTCCGAAAATTTCAAATAATATAAAATAAAACATACTAACCGGTAGGTATGTGATGCCTGCTTAAGAAAATAACATCTTTGATTTTCTAAAAAACTTAAAGATTGGGGATAGTTGGATGCATTTACGTTTAACGGACGAACAACAAATGGTTCAAAAAACGATTCGTAAGTTTGTGGAAAAAGAATTGATTCCACTTGAAAATGAAGTGCTGCGAAACGAGCGAGAAGGAAAACCTAGTATTTCCCATGAGAAAATGAAGGAACTTCAAATGAAAGCGAAAGATGCTGGGTTTTGGGGGATCAACACTCCGGAGGAATATGGGGGCGCCGACTTAGGTCAGATGATGCTTGCCATCGTGCAGATGGAAGTGGCACGCACATTCGTTCCATTCCAGTTTGGAGGTTCTGCGGATAATATTTTGTATTATGCGAATGAAGAACAGAAAGAAAAATACCTCCTGCCTACGATTAACGGCGAGAAAAAATCCTGCTTTGCCATGACAGAGCCTGGCGCAGGGTCAGACACGAGAAATATTCGTATGACCGCTGTAAAAGAAGGCGGTGAATGGGTGTTAAATGGAGAGAAAACCTTTATTACTGGAGGAAACGAAGCTGATTTTACGATGGCGATTGCGATCACCGATAAGGAGCTGCATAAATCTTCCGGTGGCCGTAAAGGTGTGACGTGTTTCATTGTAGACCGTGATATGGGGTGGAAGTCAGAATACATCCATACGATGGGCGAATGGGGACCAGCTGCACTCGTATTTGATAACGTACGTGTTCCTGAAGAGAATATTCTAGGTGAGGTTCATGGCGGTTATGACCTTGGTCTTGAATGGATTGGCTTTGCACGGTGGATTGTTGGAGCAAGAGCGGTTGGAGCGGCGGAGCGCTTATTGAACATGGCGATCGATTACGCTAATGAACGTGAAACGTTTGGAAAACCAATCGCTACGCGCCAAGCTATTCAGTGGCAAATTGCCGACTCAGCAGTTGAAATTGAAGCAGCAAAATGGCTCGTCTTGAATGCAGCCTTCACGCTTGATCAGGGTGAGGATAACAGGCATGTGGCCTCTATCGCAAAACTCTACGGAGCCAATATGGGGAACCGTGTCGTTGATCGCGTCCTGCAAATCCATGGCGGGATGGGGTACACAAGAGAGTTGCCAATCGAGCGCTGGTACCGTGAAGCGCGCTTATGGAGAATTTATGATGGCACTGACGAAATTCAGCGATTGATTATTTCTAGAAATCTATTAAAAGGACACGTGAAAATCGGCTAAGAAAGATCTTACCAGGGAGGGATATATGATGACAGGACGATTTGATAATAAGGTTGCTTTTGTAACAGGAGGCAGCCGAGGGATTGGAAAAGGGATAGCCCAACGATTTTTAGAAGATGGGGCTAAGGTGGCGATTATTGATGTAAATGAGGAAGCCCTTTCTGAAACGGAGAGTGAGTTGAAGGAACAGGGATACGAGGTTCATTGTAAGGTAGCGAATGTTGTGGAGTTCGAACAGATTCAAAATGCAATGAAGGAAGTCTATGACAAGTTCGGTTCTCTAGACATTCTTGTGAACAATGCCGGGGTTATACGTGATAACATGTTATTTAAAATGACGGACTCAGATTGGGATACGGTAATGGATGTTCACTTAAAAGGCTCCTTTAATGCTGCTCGTGCGGCTCAGCAGTACATGGTGGAAAACAAGTATGGCCGTATTATTAACATTTCTTCCACCTCAGCACTCGGGAACCGCGGCCAGGCAAACTATGCTACAGCAAAAGCTGGTCTTCAAGGGTTTACGAAAACGCTGGCCATTGAACTAGGGAAGTTTGGAATCACGGCCAATGCAGTCGCTCCCGGTTTTATTGAAACCGAAATGACAAAAGAGACAGCCGCCCGCATCGGGATTTCCTTTGAGGAATTAATTCAGCACAGTGTGGCCAATATCCCAGTCGCAAGAAGCGGAAAGCCTGAAGATATTGCAAATGCAGTCGCTTTTTATGCGGATGAGAAATCGTCGTTCGTCAACGGTCAGGTACTGTATGTTGCAGGAGGTCCGAAAGATTAATTCAAGGAGGGCGTATGATGTTTGAACATACGATTGGTAAACAGTCCAATAAAGTGAAAAACACGGTGGAACGGGGGGCAGTAAAGAATTTTGCAGAAGCCATTGGTGATCCGCATCCAATATTTATAGATGAGGAGACGGGCAGACAATCTCCTTACAAAGCGAACATCGCTCCACCAACTTTTCCGCGAGTCTTTGACTATGGATCTATTGATGAGCTGAACCTTCCTTCTAAAGGATTAATTCACGGAGAGCAAATCTATCACTATGAACGGCCGCTGCTCGTAGGAGAAGTTATTCTCTGCTACACCGAAGTAAAAGACTATTATGAACGAAGCGGAAAAAGCGGAGATATGGGCTTTTTGAAAGTGAAAAGATACGGCACGGATTTTGATGGGGGTCTAATATTCTCAGAAGAACAGACAGTCATTATCACAGAGGCTGTGCGAAAGGAGATGAAGGTATGAGTGCAATAACCGCCCTGCAAAAAGGCGATTCACTGGAACCAGTGACTCTTGAACCCGTTTCAAGAATTGATTTAATCAAATATGCGGGTGCTTCAGGAGATTATAACCCGATCCACACTATTGATGAAGAGGCAGAAAAAGCTGGTTTACCAGGTATCATTGCCCATGGGATGTGGACGATGGGAAATCTCGCCAAACTTTTCACACCGTATTATGAAGAAGGATTCATTCAGAACTACTCGATTCGATTCAAAGGCATGGTTTTCCTCGGGGATGTGCTTACCTTACATGCGGTTCTTGAGGAAGATTATGAACATGAAATGGCCTTTAACGTACAGGCGGTCAATCAGAATGAGGAAGCTGTGATTAAAGGAAAGGTCGTGTTTTCTAGGAAAGTCCCTACATATTAAGGAGGAATCTCATGGACTTTGATTACTCACCTAAAGTTAAAGAGTGGCAGGAAAGTTTGAACGCTTTTATGGAAGAACATATTTACCCGAACGAATCGGTGTATGAAAAACAGCTGAATCAACAGGACCGCTTTTCAGACATCCCTCCGATCATGGAAGAACTGAAATCGAAGGCAAAAGAGGCCGGCCTTTGGAATCTGTTCCTGCCAGATAGCGAGTACGGAGCTGGTTTGTCGAACTTGGAATATGCTCCCCTTTGTGAAATTATGGGGCGCTCGAGTCTCGCACCTGAAGTCTTCAACTGCGCCGCGCCGGATACAGGAAATATGGAGGTGCTTGTTCGTTATGGATCGGATGAGCAGAAGAGACAGTGGCTTGAGCCTTTGCTTGAAGGAGAAATACGGTCCTGCTTCTCTATGACAGAACCTGATGTAGCTTCATCAGATGCAACCAATGTTCAGACAGAGATCAAAAGGGACGGGGACGAGTACGTAATAAACGGTACGAAATGGTGGTCTTCAGGAGCCGGGGATCCGCGTTGTAAAGTGAGTATCGTGATGGGGAAGAATGATCCAGACGCCCCGAGATATGACCAGCAATCGATGATCCTTGTACCACTCGATACCGAAGGAGTTACCATTAAACGCACCTTGCCTGTTTTTGGGTATGATCACGCTCCTCATGGACACGCAGAAATTGAGTTTAAAAACGTGCGTGTCCCTGCATCCCATTTGATTTGGGGAGAAGGCAAAGGATTCGCCATTGCACAGGGAAGGTTGGGACCTGGACGAATTCACCACTGTATGAGAACGATCGGCGCTGCAGAACGGGCACTTGAAGTCATGTGTGACCGCGTTCAAGAACGGGAGGCATTTGGCAAGACTCTGGCTGACCAGGGAGTGATCCGGGAATGGATCGCTGATTCTAGAATCGAGATTGAACAGGCCCGCCTGCTTACATTAAAGGCAGCCCACATGATGGATACAGTCGGCAACAAGGAAGCTAAATCAGAGATCGCCATGATCAAAGTAGTGGCACCGAATATGGCTTTGAAAGTTATTGATCGAGCGATCCAAGCCTTTGGGGCAGCTGGTGTAAGTCAGGATACTCCACTTGCAGCGGCATGGGCGAACATCCGCACGCTGCGGCTTGCCGATGGTCCTGATGAAGTCCACCGCAGAGCTGTGGCTAAATATGAATTGAAAAAGGCCGAGAACAGGAGGGCTGTCCATGCACGCTAAGGAGCTTTTCGACCTGACCGGCAAAGTTGCTATTGTGACAGGTGGAGGACGAGGACTCGGAAAACAAATTGCTGAAGGGCTAGCCGAGTCTGGAGCTCACGTCGTGGTTTGTTCCCGAAAGGTTGAGGCCTGTAAGGAAGTGAGTGATCAACTGAAACAACTTGGTGTAGAGTCCCTTGCATTTGAATGTGATGTAACAAACCCGGATAGTATGCAGCAGGTCGTCGATCAAACGGTCGATCACTTTGGCAGAATCGATATTCTCGTCAACAACAGTGGGGCCACATGGGGAGCTCCTGTGGAGGAGATGCCGCTGGAAGCCTGGCAAAAAGTCTTCAATGTAAACGTTACGGGGACCTTTCTCATGTCGCAGATGGCTGGAAAGGTGATGCTTGAGCAGGGAGAAGGCACGATTATTAATATTGCCTCCGTTGCTGGCTTGAAAGGCTCTGATCCAAAGTATATGGATACGATTGGCTACAACTCCAGTAAAGGGGCTGTCCTTACTTTTACAAAGGACTTAGCTGTCAAATGGGGACCTAAAGGTATCCGTGTAAATGCGATAGCACCAGGTTTCTTCCCAACGAAGATGTCTAAAGTACTTATGGATAGAGGGGAGGATACCTTTTTGGAAGGTACACCTCTAAGAAAGTTTGGTGGTGAGGATGACTTGAAAGGCGCTGCCATTTTCTTGTGCGCACCGGCTTCCAAGCACATCACAGGTGATGTAGTCATTGTAGATGGCGGTACGCATGCCATGTAAGGGATTTTTCAAAAAGGAGTGAAACGATGACACAACGAGATGCGGTAATCGTATCAGCTGTCCGAACGGCAATTGGAAAGCAGGGAGGGGCATTGGCTACCGTTCCTGCGCACGTATTAGGAGCAGAGGTCATTAAGGAAAGCGTCAAACGGGCTAAGGTTGATCCAGAATCCATTGAAGATGTCATCTTTGGGAATGTGTTGAGCGGTGGGGGGAACGTAGCAAGGCTTTCTGCTTTGCAGACAGGACTTTCTATGAAACTCCCAGGTTTAACGGTTGATCGGCAGTGCGGTTCAGGATTAAATGCCATTCATTTGGCTGCGCAGGCAATAAAAGCAGGTGATGGAGACGTGTATGTAGCTGGCGGCACAGAAAGTATGAGCCGTGCACCGTACTTGATGGATCGGCCTGAAAGAGCCTATAGTCCCGCCCCGCCGAAATTCAGGAAATCTCAACTTTCTCCTAAAGAAATTGGAGATCCACCCATGGGGATCACAGCAGAAAATCTAGCTGAGAATTACGAGATTAAAAGGGAAGATGCGGATCGATTTGCCCAGCAGAGTCAGGAACGCATGGCTGCTGCTATGGAAGAAGGAAGATTCAAAGAACAAATTGTTCCGCTAACCATTCCTGTGAGAAAAGGGGAGCCGGTTGTATTTAAAAACGATGAACACCCACGGCCCCAATCGACGCTGGAAGGAATGGCTAAGCTTCGGCCGGCCTTTCTTGAGGATGGAACCGTAACGGCCGGAAACAGCTCTGGCCTGAATGATGCCGCTTCTGCACTTACGTTAATGTCGAGAGCAAAAGCAGAGGAATCGGGTGTGTCTCCATTGGCTACTGTCAGGGCTTGCACAGTTGCCGGTGTGGATCCGAACATTATGGGAATCGGTCCCGTTCCTGCCACTCATGCCGTTTTAGAAAAAATAGGACTCAGTCTAGAGGATATGGATGTTATCGAAATCAATGAAGCCTTTGCCGCACAAGTTTTAGCATGCAATAAAGAGCTCCAAATGAATATGGAAAAAGTGAACGTCAATGGCGGGGCTATTGCTCATGGACACCCACTAGGAGCAACTGGAGCGATTCTCGCAACTAAAGCGATTTACGAGTTGAAACGGACGAGCGGAAAATATGCGTTGATTACCGCCTGTATCGGTGGCGGCCAGGGCATCGCTATGATTCTCGAACGCGAGTAGAAAATCGTCGTTTTTGCGAGATTTAGGAATGTTATAATGTTATATCATCCCTAAATGAAAGGACAATGTACCTATGAAGCAAAAAATCATGGATATCAGCATTCATCTGTTTGATAAAAAAGGGTTCACCGAAACATCAATTCAGGAAATTGTGGATGAGCTTGGTGTAACAAAAGGAACGTTTTATTATTACTTCAAAAATAAACAAGAGCTTTTAACGAATATCCATCTCAATTTCATTGAATATTTACTGGAAAGACAGCAGGAGATTTTGAACGATGACTCAAAGGATAGCAGGGAAAAGCTCAGGTCCATGATCTTAATGGTTATCTCAAGCATTAAGCATCGAAAAAAGAGTGCAAGAATTTTCTTTAGAGAAATGCGTAATCTTGAGAACCAATATTTGGACCAGAACATCCAGAAAAGGGATCAGTTTCGTAAGAATCTCCAGACTCTGGTGGAAGAAGGTATTGAAAAAGGAGAGTTTCAGAACCATCTAAGCCCTGATATGATCACCCGTGGAATACTCGGGATGACGAACTGGAGTTACTACTGGTATAACCCTGACGGTGAAGTCTCAGAGGAAGAGTTGACTTCCGTCTATCTTGAGATGATCTTGCACGGAATCGACAAAAAAGCATAAGCACTCTCCCCTTCAACGGGAGATTCTACTCAGAACATACTAACTGGTTAGAATGGAGGTGAGCTCTTGAAACATGAAGTGCCTGTAAGCGTTCGGTTTTGTGAAACAGATATGGCAGGACACGTGAATAATACGAGTTACTTCATTTACTTAGAAGAAGCGAGAGGCAAATTTTTTGAAGAGGTGATTCCAAACCATTCCAGTTCGTTCGGTCGATTCATTATTGCTTCAACGACATGCGATTTTGTCAGTCAAGCTTATTTTGGACAATCCTTAACCATCTCTTCGTGGGTTTCCAACATCGGAAATAAAAGCTTTCGATTCGGCCATCGCATCGAGGCGGAGGATACGGGAAATGTGATCGCGGAAGCGGAAGCAACGATCGTTCATTTCAATTATGAAACACAGAAAAGCGAGTCCATTCCTATAGATCTCCGTTCTATATTGGAAAATCACCTTGTTCTCAGTTAATGAAAGGAGGTCATTTATCTATGGATCGATTTACAGACACGATTGCCGTTGTAACCGGAGCCGGAAGCGGGATCGGAGAGCAAGCGGCTTTGCTGCTGGCAGAAGGTGGGGCAACCGTTATTTTAGTTGGTAGAACGCTCTCGAAACTCGAGCGGGTAGCTGCCATCATCAATGAGAAACAAGACTCAAAAGCGGTTGTTTTTCAAGCAGATGTTACAAAAGAAGAAGATATAGAAGCATTGAAAGATTTTGTTCAAAGCAATTACGGGAAGCTCCATGTACTGATTAACAATGCAGGTACCTCAGGGAATACCACCATTTTAGAGATGGAAGCATCTGAATGGGACCGGATCCAGGATGCCAATTTAAAAAGTGTTTATCTTGTGTCTAAAAGTCTTGGCCGCTTGATGATCGATGAAGATCAGGAGGAGAGCGATCGAGCTATCGTCAATGTAGCTTCTCTTTCCGGACATAAAGCAGGAGCGAAAATTCCTCATTACAGTTCATCGAAGGCAGCTGTCATTCATTTTTCGAAGTCACTTGCACTTGAATTGGCTCCTTATGGTGTTCGGGTTAATTCTGTTTCTCCTGGCTTTGCTGAAACACCGCTCACGGAAGAGGGGCTGAAGAATGAGAAATTTGAACAGGCGATCAAAAGAAATACTGCATTAGGACGAGTAGGTAAACCGGAAGAAATCGCCAAGGTCATCGCTTTTGCTGCTTCTAAAGAAGCTTCTTATATGACAGGATCGGATCTGCTCGTGGATGGGGGATGGCTAATCAAATAACAGATTAGTCTAGCACGAAATGATAGCGCTTACAAAAAGTTCGCTAACCAGAAAAATAGAGTAAAGGGGACGTTTTCATGCAAACGAATCATTTTGATTTTTGGCCGAAGCTGACGAAGACCATCACGGTTCCGGAAACTTCTATTTATGACAATTTAGCTGTCTCAGCTGTCCGATATCCTGAGAACGAAGCGATCTATTATTACGGCAATTCAATTTCTTACCGGCAGTTAAAGAAAGAAGTTGATACACTTGCTGGATATTTGCAGCAGCATCTTCATGTAGAAAAAGGAGAAAAGGTGCTTCTGTTTATGCAAAATTCCCCACAATTCGTAGTCAGTTATTACGCCATCCTCCGCGCAGGAGCTGTTGTCGTACCGATTAACCCGATGCTAAAAACACAGGAGCTTGAATTTTATGTGAAGGACTGTGCGATTCAAAATGGTCTGATCGGACAGGAGTTCATCGATACGGTTAACCCCCTTACAGAAACAACAACCTTAAAACAGATAGTCGTCGCTGCTTACTCTGATTATGCTGGAGATGCCCTGGAGGATCATCTGCCAGCTGAAGTCAAAGCTCCTCCTGCTTCATTAAATGAGGATCATCTCCACGGTTGGTCGGAAGCACTGCAGACAAAAACCGATCCACAGGATGTAGAAGTTTCAGCTGATGATCTTGCTGTCCTGCCTTACACTTCAGGGACGACTGGTCTTCCAAAGGGCTGTATGCACACAAATCGGACGGTTCAAGCCAACACGTTGGGCGGTTTTTATTGGGCTCGTCCTACAACGGACTCGAAGAGCCTGGCGACCTTGCCATTCTTCCATGTGACAGGGATGGTACAGAGTATGCACATTCCGATTTTTAGTGGAAACTCGATGGTCATTATGACGCGCTGGAACAGAGAAACGGCCCGTCAGTTAATCCGTGATCAGCAATGCACGCACTGGGTGACCATCAGTACGATGCTCATCGATTTTCTTGCTAACCCGGAAGTGAAATCAGAGGATTTGGGTTCTTTATATGCCATTTCCGGTGGAGGGGCTGCGTTTCCGAAGGCCGTTGGAGAAAAGCTGTATCAGTTGACCGGCCTTGAATTTGTTGAAGGGTACGGCCTATCTGAAACGATTGCTCAGACGCACTTCAATCCGCCTGACAGGCCAAAGATGCAATGTCTCGGTGTTCCTTCCTTTAATGTGGATGCCCGCATTCTCCAGCCGGGGACAAATGAAGAAGTGGAAGTCGGTGAAATCGGTGAGATTGTAGTCCATGGTCCTCAGGTTATGGTCGGTTATTACAACAGGGAGGACGAAAATGAGAGTGCTTTTGTCGAGATCGACGGCAAGTCTTTTTTCCGTACTGGAGACATTGGCCGTTTTGATGAGGAAGGATACTTCTTCATTGTCGATCGACTAAAACGAATGATTAATGCTTCTGGTTACAACGTTTGGCCGACGGAAGTAGAATCAGCTCTTTATGATCATCCGGCTGTGCAGCAAGCTTGCGTCGTCGGAGTTCCTGACCCGCGTAAAGGTGAAAACATTAAAGCCTTCGTCATTTTGAATGATTCTTATAAAGGAAACATCACCGAAGAAGAAATCATCAATTGGTCGAAAGAGCGGATGGCGGCTTACAAGTATCCGCGCATGGTCGAGTTCAGAACTGAATTCCCGACAACAAACAGCGGGAAGATACTTTGGCGGAAGCTTCAGGAAGAAGAGCACGAGAAAGTTGAAGGAAGTCCGAGAACGTAAGCAATCACCCACCCGTGCCTGGACGAACGGTTATCTAAATGTTCCAGGCTCCGGGTTTCCTACTCTTAAAGGGGGAGTCTAATGGATATTTTGATTCAGCAGCTTTTTAATGGGCTTACCATCGGCAGTGTTTACAGTCTTGTAGCGTTAGGGCTGACGCTCGTCTATGGAATCTTGCACATTCCTAACTTCGCCCATGGCGCACTCTATATGCTCGGTGCGTATGTCACCCTGACGATGATGCTTTTGTGGAATGTTCCCTACTGGATTTCTATGGCGATCTCAGTGCTCGTCGTTGGTCTTTTAGGTGTTTTGATGGACAGACTTGTTTTTCACCCTTTACGTCATGCACCGCCGATTCACGATAAGATCGCAGCAATAGGAATGTTGCTTTTTCTTGAAGCCTTTGCCCAACTGATCTGGGGTGCCGATTACCGTACGATGGAAACGCCTTACGGACAGGTCATCGATCTATTTGGTATGACCGTTACGATGCAGCGGGTCCTTATCAACATTGGCGCCGTGGCTGTCATGATTTTACTTTACTTGTTTTTGAAGAAAACGTATATCGGAGCCACGATCATCGCCATGGCTCAAAATCGTGAAGGGGCCAATCTAGTCGGCATCAATACGAATCGAGTGGCTATGCTTACTTTCATGATTTCCGGAGGATTGGCTGCCATCGCTGCTTCTTTATCTGCACCCATCAACCTCGTTTTCCCAGGAATGGGCCACCTTGTCATCTTAAAGGCGTTCGTCATCATCATCCTTGGCGGAATGGGAAGTGTGCCGGGAGCGATTTTGGGGGGATACATTCTCGGCTTTACAGAAAGCCTTGGTGCAACGTACATCTCCAATGATTATAAAGACATCATTGCGTTCCTGCTTCTTGTCATTATTTTATCTATCAAGCCAAAAGGACTCTTTTCAAGGGAGGGGTTCTAGATGATGTCATTTCTTAAGAAAAGAGGCTGGGTGTTTGGACTGATCCTACTGGCGATTGTGTTTCCGTTTCTATCGCAAAATGATTATTTTCTTCACGTCTTGACCTTATCCTTCATCTGGATGATTGCCGTGTACGGTTTGAATTTACTAGCTGGATACACCGGATATTTATCACTTGCTCATGCAGGGTTCTTCGCTGTCGGGGCTTATGCCCTTGGG
It contains:
- a CDS encoding long-chain-fatty-acid--CoA ligase, with translation MQTNHFDFWPKLTKTITVPETSIYDNLAVSAVRYPENEAIYYYGNSISYRQLKKEVDTLAGYLQQHLHVEKGEKVLLFMQNSPQFVVSYYAILRAGAVVVPINPMLKTQELEFYVKDCAIQNGLIGQEFIDTVNPLTETTTLKQIVVAAYSDYAGDALEDHLPAEVKAPPASLNEDHLHGWSEALQTKTDPQDVEVSADDLAVLPYTSGTTGLPKGCMHTNRTVQANTLGGFYWARPTTDSKSLATLPFFHVTGMVQSMHIPIFSGNSMVIMTRWNRETARQLIRDQQCTHWVTISTMLIDFLANPEVKSEDLGSLYAISGGGAAFPKAVGEKLYQLTGLEFVEGYGLSETIAQTHFNPPDRPKMQCLGVPSFNVDARILQPGTNEEVEVGEIGEIVVHGPQVMVGYYNREDENESAFVEIDGKSFFRTGDIGRFDEEGYFFIVDRLKRMINASGYNVWPTEVESALYDHPAVQQACVVGVPDPRKGENIKAFVILNDSYKGNITEEEIINWSKERMAAYKYPRMVEFRTEFPTTNSGKILWRKLQEEEHEKVEGSPRT
- a CDS encoding branched-chain amino acid ABC transporter permease; this encodes MDILIQQLFNGLTIGSVYSLVALGLTLVYGILHIPNFAHGALYMLGAYVTLTMMLLWNVPYWISMAISVLVVGLLGVLMDRLVFHPLRHAPPIHDKIAAIGMLLFLEAFAQLIWGADYRTMETPYGQVIDLFGMTVTMQRVLINIGAVAVMILLYLFLKKTYIGATIIAMAQNREGANLVGINTNRVAMLTFMISGGLAAIAASLSAPINLVFPGMGHLVILKAFVIIILGGMGSVPGAILGGYILGFTESLGATYISNDYKDIIAFLLLVIILSIKPKGLFSREGF